The Aliiroseovarius pelagivivens DNA segment ATGCGCGTCATTCTTCGTTGTAACGGTATCCGATGCCATAAAGCGTCTCGATGGCCGAGAAATCTGAATCAGCCGAGCGCATCTTCTTGCGAAGGCGCTTGATGTGACTGTCGATGGTTCGGTCATCTACGTAGACCTGATCATCATAGGCCACATCCATCAGCTGATCGCGGCTTTTCACGAAACCGGGCCGCTGGGCCAAGGCCTGTAGCAACAGAAATTCGGTGACGGTCAGGGATACATCCTGCCCTTTCCAAGTCACGGCATGCCGAAGGGGGTCCATACGCAGTTCGCCGCGTTCCATGACACGCCCATCTTCGACTTCTCCGGCGTCGTCGCTTGCGATCACTTCTTGCCGGCGCAAAAGCGCGCGGATGCGTTCGACCAGAAGGCGCTGGCTGAAGGGCTTGGTAACATAGTCGTCTGCACCCATTCGAAGGCCCAGCACTTCGTCAATTTCGTCATCTTTCGACGTCAGGAAAATCACCGGCAGGGTCGAGGTCTTCTGCCGCACACGTTGCAACAGATCCATCCCGTCCATGCGGGGCATTTTGATGTCAAAGACCGCAAGGTCTGGAAGGCGCTTGGCAAAGGCGTCCAACGCGCTTTGACCGTCGTTATAGGTCTCGACTTCGAACCCTTCGGCTTCAAGCGTAATAGATACTGAAGTCAGAATATTTCTGTCATCGTCGACCAAGGCAATCCTGGACATTGGGCTTCCTCGCACTGCTCGAGCTACGTTTGTTCTTGAACTCTAGCGTATATCTTCTCGCGTTCTAAGTGCCGAATCAACTGAGAATTACGATTCGGGACCGAGCTACGCAGCTTTCTTACGTCGCCACTCGGAAATCAACGCGAATGTATCTGGTGTTTATTTCGCATACGAAACTTTTTGATTGCGCAAACACAGGCTTGCTTGCGCTAACGCGACAATGCGTACTGTTCCATCAGAAAGCAGTCGTGCTATAGGCCGGTCACCGGCCCTCGTTCACATGAGGGTTGGCGTGTAGGGGTTTCTCTGCGCTCTCATGTGAAACAGATACGCCGGGGACAACAGACGGACCGGCGACAGGAGCAAATAAATGACCACTGGACGGGTAAACCCAGCGCGCCGCTTGGAAGATCAAGGCATCTCCGGGCTGGGAAATGTCTATTACAACCTGATGGAGCCAGCTCTGATCGAAGCCGCACTGGGCCGCGGCGAGGGCAAGCTTGGACAAGGCGGGACCTTCCTGGTCGAGACCGGCAAGCACACGGGCCGTTCTCCCAAGGATAAATTTGTCGTCAAGACTCCCAGCGTCGAGCCGCACATCTGGTGGGAAAACAACCCGCCGATGGATCCGGCCAAATTCGACGTCCTGTACGAGGACATGCTGGAGCACATGAAGGGCAAGGACTATTATGTTCAGGACCTTTTCGGTGGCGCCGACCCGGCACACCGTTTGGATGTGCGCGTGGTTTCGGAACTGGCTTGGCACAACCTGTTCATCCGTCACCTGCTGCGTCGCCCCGACCGTGACGAGCTGGACGAGTTCGACCCCCAATTCACTATCATCAACTGCCCGACCTTCCTGGCCGACGCCCAGCGTCACGGCTGTCGCTCGGAAACGGTGATCGCGCTGAACTTCGACCGCAAGCTGATCCTGATCGGCGGCACCGAATACGCAGGCGAGAACAAGAAGTCGGTCTTCACGCTGCTGAACTACATGCTGCCTGAGAAAGGCATCATGCCGATGCACTGCTCGGCCAACCACGCCACTGGCAACCCGGTCGACACCGCCATCTTCTTTGGCCTGTCGGGCACCGGCAAAACCACCCTGTCGGCAGATCCCGAGCGCACGCTGATCGGCGATGACGAGCACGGCTGGTCGGACACCGGCACCTTCAACTTCGAAGGTGGCTGCTATGCCAAGACCATCAACCTGTCGGCTGAAGCCGAGCCTGAAATCTACGCCACGACCCAGAAGTTCGCGACTGTGATCGAGAACATGGTCTATGACGAAGAGACCAAGGAACTGGACTTTGAAGATGACAGCCTGACGGCCAACATGCGTTGCGCCTACCCGCTGCACTACATTGCCAACGCTTCGGACACCGCTATCGGTGGTCACCCGAAGAACATCATCATGCTGACCTGTGATGCGTTTGGTGTTCTGCCTCCGATCGCGCGTCTGACGCCGGCACAGGCTATGTATCACTTCCTGTCGGGCTTCACCTCGAAAGTGGCTGGCACCGAAAAAGGTGTGACCGAGCCCGAGCCGACCTTCTCGACCTGCTTCGGCGCACCCTTCATGCCGCGCCGCCCGGCCGAGTATGGCGCACTGCTGCGTGACAAGATCGCCAAGCACGGCGCAACCTGCTGGCTGGTAAACACCGGCTGGACCGGTGGTGCTTACGGCACCGGCTCGCGTATGCCGATCCGCGCCACCCGCGCCCTGCTGACCGCCGCTTTGGACGGGTCGCTGGCTGAAGCCAAGTTCCGCAAGGACGCAAACTTTGGCTTCGAGGTTCCGGTCAAAGTGGAAGGCGTTGCCGATCTGCTTCTGGATCCGCGCCGCACATGGCAGGACGCTGCTGCCTATGACGCGCAGGCTGCCAAGCTGGTCAAGATGTTCTCGGACAACTTCGTTCAGTATGAAGGCGACATTGATGATGACGTGAAAGCCGTCGCCATCGGGTAAGCCGAACATCAGAATTAGACAAACGCCCCGGTCCATCACCGGGGCGTTTTCTTTTGCGCTGACGCGCAGTCATGCTTTACGCAAACGTAAACTTTGCATTTGCATAAGCCCATGACCCAGACTGTCACCATAGATGGCCCTGCCCCGCTGACCGGCACCTTCTTCGCCGCCGACACCCCACGCGCGGTTGCCGTTCTGAATGGTGCGACAGGCGTTCCGCACCGCTTCTATCGCCATTTCGCCGCGTGGCTGGCCGAGACCCAGAACGTTTCATGTCTGATCTATGATTACCGCGATTTCGCAACCTCTGCCCGAGGTCACGTGAAAGATGTCACTGCAACTCTGTTGGATTGGGGCCTGCACGACACCCAAGCCGCGCGCGATTGGCTGTCTGCCCGCGCGGGTGGTTTGCCAATCTGGGTGATGGGGCATTCGCTGGGCGGACTGCTTCTGGCCCGGCAGGAACGTACGGAAGAAATCGCCCGCGTAATCACCGTCTGCTCTGGTCCGGTGCACACAACGGACCATCCTTGGCCGTTTCAAGCCATGGTGCGTGCGCTTTGGTTCGGTGTTGGACCCGCATCGGTCGCGATGCTTGGATATGTCCCGAAACAACTGTCCGGCCTTGGCACCGATATTCCGGGGCCCGTATTCACACAGTGGAAGCATTGGTGCACGACGCGCGGGTTTACCGCCGCAGATCCGATTGTTCCTGCCGCCAAAGAGGCAGCGCTGACCTGCGACTTTCGCATGGTGTCTCTGTCCGATGATCTTTCGGTTCCGCCTAATGCCGTAGCCCGATTGGCCGAGCTCTATCCCGGCACTCAAACTGAGCATCTGACACTTCACCCGCGCGACTTTGGTCTAGCCAAGGTCGGCCACACAGATACGTTCCGCCGCCAGAATGCAGCGCTGTGGCCCGCCCTGATTGCCTAGCCCATCAGACCGCGCCGGATCAGGTTCAACCCGGCAACAGTCAATACGACCAGCGTCGCGCGCTTGAAGGTCTTCTGCGGCATCCGATCA contains these protein-coding regions:
- a CDS encoding response regulator transcription factor, coding for MSRIALVDDDRNILTSVSITLEAEGFEVETYNDGQSALDAFAKRLPDLAVFDIKMPRMDGMDLLQRVRQKTSTLPVIFLTSKDDEIDEVLGLRMGADDYVTKPFSQRLLVERIRALLRRQEVIASDDAGEVEDGRVMERGELRMDPLRHAVTWKGQDVSLTVTEFLLLQALAQRPGFVKSRDQLMDVAYDDQVYVDDRTIDSHIKRLRKKMRSADSDFSAIETLYGIGYRYNEE
- a CDS encoding phosphoenolpyruvate carboxykinase; this encodes MTTGRVNPARRLEDQGISGLGNVYYNLMEPALIEAALGRGEGKLGQGGTFLVETGKHTGRSPKDKFVVKTPSVEPHIWWENNPPMDPAKFDVLYEDMLEHMKGKDYYVQDLFGGADPAHRLDVRVVSELAWHNLFIRHLLRRPDRDELDEFDPQFTIINCPTFLADAQRHGCRSETVIALNFDRKLILIGGTEYAGENKKSVFTLLNYMLPEKGIMPMHCSANHATGNPVDTAIFFGLSGTGKTTLSADPERTLIGDDEHGWSDTGTFNFEGGCYAKTINLSAEAEPEIYATTQKFATVIENMVYDEETKELDFEDDSLTANMRCAYPLHYIANASDTAIGGHPKNIIMLTCDAFGVLPPIARLTPAQAMYHFLSGFTSKVAGTEKGVTEPEPTFSTCFGAPFMPRRPAEYGALLRDKIAKHGATCWLVNTGWTGGAYGTGSRMPIRATRALLTAALDGSLAEAKFRKDANFGFEVPVKVEGVADLLLDPRRTWQDAAAYDAQAAKLVKMFSDNFVQYEGDIDDDVKAVAIG
- a CDS encoding alpha/beta hydrolase family protein codes for the protein MTQTVTIDGPAPLTGTFFAADTPRAVAVLNGATGVPHRFYRHFAAWLAETQNVSCLIYDYRDFATSARGHVKDVTATLLDWGLHDTQAARDWLSARAGGLPIWVMGHSLGGLLLARQERTEEIARVITVCSGPVHTTDHPWPFQAMVRALWFGVGPASVAMLGYVPKQLSGLGTDIPGPVFTQWKHWCTTRGFTAADPIVPAAKEAALTCDFRMVSLSDDLSVPPNAVARLAELYPGTQTEHLTLHPRDFGLAKVGHTDTFRRQNAALWPALIA